A genomic stretch from Mycobacterium paraterrae includes:
- a CDS encoding phthiotriol/phenolphthiotriol dimycocerosates methyltransferase produces MPTTKERVTDIGYRGYKAFMNKVWYPFLTRRLNTEDVTFLNYGYEGDPPLNLPLDDADAATRYSTNLYNQVASQIDLTGKKVLECSCGHGGGASYIMRTFKPAEYIGLDYNPDGVAYCNAHHKLPGLSFVHGNAEDLPFPDNSFDAIVNVEASHAYPNLDKFLSEVNRVLKPGGSLLYADFRGRAEFPVWEAALDAMPLRQVSMRVINDGVIRSLDASAQQKLDLISAQLPKWFRPFGRHFAGVPGTGIYNVIESGGAEYRIYHFIKD; encoded by the coding sequence ATGCCTACGACTAAGGAACGCGTCACCGACATCGGCTACCGCGGCTACAAGGCCTTCATGAACAAGGTCTGGTACCCGTTCCTCACCCGTCGGCTCAACACCGAAGACGTCACCTTCCTCAACTACGGCTACGAGGGCGACCCACCGCTGAACCTGCCGCTTGACGACGCCGACGCGGCCACTCGTTACTCGACCAACCTGTACAACCAGGTTGCCTCGCAGATCGACCTGACCGGCAAAAAGGTGCTTGAGTGCAGCTGCGGCCACGGCGGCGGCGCGTCATACATCATGCGCACCTTCAAACCGGCCGAGTACATCGGCCTGGACTACAACCCGGACGGCGTGGCCTACTGCAACGCGCACCACAAGCTGCCCGGTCTGAGCTTCGTGCACGGCAACGCCGAAGATCTGCCGTTCCCCGACAACAGCTTTGACGCAATCGTCAACGTCGAGGCGTCGCACGCCTACCCCAACCTGGACAAATTCCTGTCCGAGGTGAACCGCGTGCTGAAGCCGGGCGGCAGCCTGCTCTACGCCGATTTCCGCGGCCGGGCCGAGTTCCCGGTCTGGGAAGCCGCCCTCGACGCGATGCCGCTGCGTCAGGTGTCGATGCGGGTAATCAACGACGGCGTGATCCGGTCACTGGACGCCAGCGCACAGCAAAAACTCGACTTGATCAGCGCGCAGTTGCCGAAATGGTTCCGGCCGTTCGGCCGTCACTTTGCCGGCGTGCCCGGCACCGGCATCTACAACGTGATCGAAAGCGGCGGCGCGGAATACCGCATCTACCACTTCATCAAGGACTGA
- a CDS encoding flavin-containing monooxygenase, whose amino-acid sequence MDDQQFDVIIVGAGFGGIGAAIQLKNLGYENVLIVDREDDLGGTWHVNHYPGLSVDQPSPTFSYRFEPNPYWSRMYAPGAELKSYAVNVAEKYDVRRFMRFNVCVEGARWDEDAQLWRLALAGGETLTTQFLIAATGFLCQPKMPDIPGIETFAGRILHTAQWDDDFSAVGRRAAVIGTGSTGVQVAPALAKDVAELTVYQRTPIWVLPKFDVKFLPPVQRLFAKFPATQRGLRWYTDAILELSMVLTMWKFRYFRLFNKGISQFSRLYRLLSVRNRELSRKLDPDFDFGCKRPTISNDFYQSFTKPNVHLETNGIERIEPDGIVARDGTKRLIDTLVLATGFDVWEANLPAIEVIGRDGKNLGKWWRETQFQAYQGISMPGFPNFLSMASPYAWVGLSWFNTVEYQMKHMERLFGEMQRRDARTFEVTEDANARFLERMTTLMKDSAFELGNCVGSRSYWFRNHTGKGEAPLFRPTSVRSAVKEQETFPMSDYAIA is encoded by the coding sequence ATGGATGACCAGCAGTTCGATGTGATCATCGTCGGGGCGGGATTCGGCGGAATCGGCGCCGCGATCCAGCTGAAAAACCTCGGATACGAGAACGTTCTGATCGTCGACCGGGAAGACGATCTGGGCGGAACCTGGCACGTCAACCACTATCCCGGTCTTTCGGTCGACCAACCGTCGCCGACCTTTTCCTACCGGTTCGAGCCGAACCCGTACTGGTCGCGGATGTACGCACCCGGCGCCGAGCTCAAGAGCTATGCCGTCAACGTCGCCGAGAAGTACGACGTCCGGCGTTTCATGCGGTTCAACGTATGCGTCGAGGGTGCCCGGTGGGACGAGGACGCCCAGCTGTGGCGGCTGGCGTTGGCCGGCGGCGAGACGTTGACCACGCAGTTCCTGATTGCCGCCACCGGCTTCCTGTGCCAGCCCAAGATGCCGGACATCCCCGGCATCGAGACCTTCGCGGGCCGGATCCTGCACACCGCGCAATGGGATGACGACTTCTCCGCGGTCGGGCGCCGCGCCGCGGTCATCGGAACCGGCTCCACGGGCGTCCAGGTCGCTCCCGCGCTGGCGAAGGACGTCGCCGAGTTGACGGTGTATCAACGCACCCCGATCTGGGTGCTACCGAAATTCGACGTCAAGTTCCTCCCGCCCGTGCAGCGGCTGTTCGCCAAGTTCCCCGCGACCCAGCGCGGCCTGCGCTGGTACACCGACGCGATCCTGGAACTCTCGATGGTCCTGACCATGTGGAAGTTCCGGTACTTCAGGCTCTTCAACAAAGGCATCTCGCAGTTCTCGCGGTTGTATCGCCTGTTGTCAGTGCGCAACCGGGAGCTGTCGCGCAAGCTGGACCCCGACTTCGACTTCGGTTGCAAGCGACCCACGATCTCCAACGACTTCTACCAGTCGTTCACCAAACCCAATGTGCACCTGGAGACCAACGGCATCGAGCGGATCGAGCCCGACGGCATCGTCGCCCGCGACGGCACCAAGCGGCTGATCGACACCCTGGTCCTGGCAACCGGATTCGACGTCTGGGAGGCCAACCTGCCGGCGATCGAAGTGATCGGCCGCGACGGCAAAAACCTCGGAAAGTGGTGGCGCGAAACGCAATTCCAGGCCTACCAGGGCATCTCGATGCCAGGTTTCCCGAACTTCCTGTCGATGGCGAGCCCCTACGCCTGGGTGGGCCTGTCGTGGTTCAACACCGTCGAGTACCAGATGAAGCACATGGAACGGCTGTTCGGTGAGATGCAGCGGCGTGATGCCCGGACGTTCGAGGTCACCGAGGACGCCAATGCCCGCTTCCTCGAGCGGATGACCACGCTGATGAAGGACTCGGCGTTCGAGCTCGGCAACTGCGTCGGCTCGCGGTCCTACTGGTTCCGCAACCACACCGGCAAGGGCGAGGCGCCGCTGTTCCGCCCGACCTCGGTGCGCAGCGCCGTCAAGGAGCAGGAAACCTTCCCGATGTCGGACTACGCCATCGCCTGA